The following coding sequences are from one Culex quinquefasciatus strain JHB chromosome 1, VPISU_Cqui_1.0_pri_paternal, whole genome shotgun sequence window:
- the LOC6054699 gene encoding LOW QUALITY PROTEIN: putative vitellogenin receptor (The sequence of the model RefSeq protein was modified relative to this genomic sequence to represent the inferred CDS: inserted 1 base in 1 codon), whose protein sequence is MRLRFGTGAAAAGLILFCMVSGRVDAARKPKVPTVNACSEEEFPCDNGSCVPKASRCNNSRDCADGSDEVGCDYFLCRSPQWYRCKHDNGTCISASFLCDKHDDCPLGDDEENCENFEVPHVPVPCSKFEFTCTDKMCIPKDLVCDGTRHCLDGSDETIGCMDVENKCKGFLCKNKHCVQSHDWVCDGVDDCGDGSDEENCFIGCTLEHGKFECADNSTCVDLKMVCDGKDDCGDRSDETGLCTSRECDSMRCPEGCKNTPHGSVCLCKAGFVFDRKSKQCEDVNECERYGLCSQGCENTPGSFRCTCASKFKLRKDGRTCEIADSTEALLLYTTQKSIGALYLTSKHQYYVAKNLSQVIGVSYDGSYVYWTDISFKTEAIERSLEDGSKRELLLTSGLASPEDLALDWLTGNIYFSDSGHMMIAVCSNNGQHCSSLIQDTLHKPRGIALLPQNGTMFYSDWGDKAMIGTAGMDGKNRRVLIDENIHWPNGLSLDWPNGRLYWVDAKLKKIESVRLDGTQRTTVIGDVLKHPFAISVFNDRIYWSDWDTKSIQSCGKFSGKQRKTVVHDRQIFDVHVYHSSVQPKGDHACIGNFCSHLCLLAQNNSYSCACPYAMSLKPDKHSCRELVKRQFLLLGVANYLVRLDMQTFGRHELSKGDAFQFFISRMVFNTINGELLVADNVQKAIFTVDLKSKASRKLIGDGIGNVSAMAFDYLGNNLYWADSERSTVEVYSLQSKSRAIVQHYLGTEAPIGLAVIPEIGKMFVALRSVSGQHTHIDRQDMTGRGQHMHIIEQRLSGNGSFQFVVDRDLRSVFWNDMGNSRIEFTSYEGDTRHLFREFLRLPVSIAIVGDNLFWTCLRSKRLYWSDKHNLGVTKKITVDQPPYGAFPDEIVLLATQPLQRYDHPCQKQNGGCSHICVAAGMYSSACVCPTGMIFRTPKNTSCIDAIDCEFKCTSGECLTISKRCNGHTDCADGSDEKGCEQSGRSPKPVECRYDQFACADRTTCITQKLRCDKHYDCPDRSDEKNCEGYDHGRGCHEDQHACPDGSCIDVNALCDGYKDCADGSDEQNCAELNNEKQNATTCGPLMFRCSSGQCIPRWWECDGSPDCTDGSDEHAKCGKVDCRTGFTKCALGHCIEDRLVCDGNNDCGDNSDEANCTVTAEPCVGLEEDNPTKFLCQRSGKCLPIAVRCNGTSECPNGEDEAGCSQCGLHDFQCKSGTCIRKEWQCDKEVDCDDGSDEVDCDAVNGTRSEQQFHVACGDGAFECKPGVCIEMSKVCDGRKDCSDGKDEGKACSTACAKSPCEQKCLPTPNGAICECRNGFTLAGNRKSCQDVDECAEGTPCAQQCSNTRGSFRCACQPGFMLRSDKVSCKAVGPSRYVLYTSFDQIRKLEVNPPSIRVLLQSNGSRVLSLAVDVRREALYWIDEYAPVVYRHDLAKNASLVLRNVGHPTQLAVDWITGNVYLYDVKSASIKLCSFERQVCVRVIKFSSQVFIKALAVDPVNHSLFYSLMHYWIFEVPHSIVYRANLDGSHQQVVVMNVSHVTXLECDPENRMLYMTDATTKSLFKVDYEGNQVSKVNLGAQSTEALSLPIGMTLYENQLLILNMASSTVGQCKLYGDFACKLLQLNVHNSNHLLVVQESRQPMITNNCERANCSVVCVPAELGPKCICHEGETVREGDQCPRKPNDDNETPLVSHPLESLHEPSTSPPSDSTASTIWHVLFGLTTLTLVVGSLAYVYRRRFQHKFNVGMHFHNPELSTIDASEVKMFQGAPQIHHTATHTELTLETPPAIPPGSMATGSGGADGLAATSRDVTTTALELENMSDADSMKDAYDCGYGDDQRQRLIM, encoded by the exons ATGCGGTTGCGATTCGGCACTGGGGCGGCCGCCGCCGGGTTGATCCTGTTCTGCATGGTTAGTGGCAGGGTGGACGCGGCTCGCAAGCCCAAGGTACCGACGGTCAACGCCTGCTCGGAGGAGGAGTTCCCGTGCGACAACGGGTCCTGTGTGCCGAAGGCGTCCCGCTGCAACAACAGCCGGGACTGCGCGGACGGAAGCGACGAGGTCGGGTGTG ATTACTTTTTGTGCCGCAGTCCGCAGTGGTACCGCTGTAAACACGACAACGGGACCTGTATCAGCGCGTCGTTCCTGTGCGACAAGCACGACGACTGTCCGCTCGGGGATGACGAGGAGAACTGCGAGAACTTTGAGGTTCCGCACGTGCCGGTTCCGTGTAGCAAGTTCGAGTTTACCTGCACGGACAAGATGTGCATCCCGAAGGATCTGGTGTGTGATGGGACCAGGCACTGTTTGGACGGATCGGACGAGACGATTGGGTGCATGGACGTGGAGAACAAGTGCAAGGGCTTCCTGTGCAAGAACAAGCACTGCGTTCAGAGTCACGACTGGGTTTGTGACGGGGTTGACGATTGTGGAGACGGGTCGGACGAGGAGAACTGCTTTATCGGGTGTACGCTTGAGCACGGGAAGTTCGAGTGTGCTGACAACAGTACTTGCGTGGATCTGAAGATGGTCTGCGACGGGAAGGATGACTGCGGAGATCGGAGCGATGAAACGGGACTGTGCACGTCACGGGAGTGCGACAGTATGAGGTGTCCAGAGGGTTGTAAGAACACGCCGCACGGATCGGTCTGTCTGTGCAAGGCGGGGTTCGTGTTTGACCGGAAGTCGAAGCAGTGCGAGGACGTGAACGAGTGCGAGCGGTACGGACTGTGTTCGCAGGGCTGCGAGAATACTCCCGGCTCGTTTCGGTGCACTTGTGCCAGCAAGTTCAAACTGAGGAAGGACGGGAGAACGTGCGAGATCGCCGACTCCACGGAGGCACTGCTGCTGTACACCACGCAAAAGTCCATCGGAGCGCTCTACCTCACGTCCAAGCACCAGTACTACGTGGCGAAGAACCTGTCCCAGGTGATCGGCGTCAGCTACGACGGAAGCTACGTCTACTGGACGGACATCTCGTTCAAGACGGAAGCGATCGAGCGCTCGCTGGAGGACGGCAGCAAGCGGGAACTCCTACTCACATCCGGCTTGGCCTCGCCGGAAGATCTCGCCCTGGATTGGCTCACCGGGAACATCTACTTCAGCGACAGTGGCCACATGATGATCGCCGTCTGCTCCAACAACGGCCAGCACTGCTCCTCCCTGATCCAGGACACGCTCCACAAGCCCCGCGGAATCGCACTCCTTCCCCAAAACGGAACCATGTTCTACTCCGACTGGGGCGACAAAGCGATGATCGGAACGGCCGGCATGGACGGCAAGAACCGCCGGGTCCTCATCGACGAGAACATTCACTGGCCGAACGGACTCAGCCTGGACTGGCCCAACGGGCGGCTCTACTGGGTCGACGCCAAGCTGAAGAAGATCGAGAGCGTCCGGCTGGACGGCACCCAGCGGACCACCGTCATCGGAGACGTGCTGAAGCACCCCTTCGCCATCTCCGTGTTCAACGATCGCATCTACTGGTCCGACTGGGACACCAAGAGCATCCAGTCGTGCGGCAAGTTCAGCGGCAAGCAGCGCAAAACCGTCGTCCACGATCGGCAGATTTTcg ACGTCCACGTGTACCACTCCTCGGTCCAACCGAAAGGCGACCACGCCTGCATCGGCAACTTCTGCTCCCATCTGTGCCTCCTGGCCCAAAACAACTCCTACTCGTGCGCCTGCCCGTACGCCATGAGCCTCAAGCCGGACAAGCACTCGTGCCGGGAGCTGGTCAAGCGGCAGTTCCTCCTGCTGGGAGTCGCCAACTACCTCGTCCGGCTGGACATGCAGACGTTCGGACGGCACGAGCTGAGCAAGGGCGACGCCTTCCAGTTCTTCATCAGCCGGATGGTGTTCAACACGATCAACGGCGAGCTGCTGGTCGCGGACAACGTGCAGAAGGCGATCTTCACGGTCGATTTGAAGAGTAAGGCTTCGCGGAAGCTGATCGGGGACGGGATTGGGAACGTGTCGGCGATGGCGTTTGATTATTTGGGGAATAATTTGTACTGGGCGGACAGCGAGCGATCGACGGTGGAGGTGTACTCGCTGCAGAGTAAGAGCAGGGCGATCGTGCAGCATTATTTGGGGACGGAGGCGCCGATCGGGTTGGCGGTGATCCCGGAGATTGGGAAGATGTTTGTCGCGCTGCGATCGGTGAGTGGTCAGCATACGCACATCGATCGGCAGGATATGACGGGGCGAGGGCAGCACATGCACATTATCGAGCAGCGGCTGAGTGGGAATGGGAGCTTCCAGTTTGTGGTGGATCGGGACTTGAGGAGCGTGTTCTGGAACGACATGGGAAACAGCAGGATCGAGTTCACGAGTTATGAGGGCGATACGCGGCACCTGTTCCGGGAGTTTTTGCGCTTGCCGGTGTCGATCGCGATCGTTGGAGACAACCTGTTCTGGACGTGCCTGCGGTCGAAGCGTCTGTACTGGTCGGACAAGCACAACCTAGGCGTGACGAAGAAGATCACCGTGGATCAGCCGCCGTACGGAGCGTTCCCGGACGAGATCGTGCTGCTGGCGACGCAACCGTTACAGCGGTACGATCACCCCTGTCAGAAGCAGAACGGAGGCTGCTCGCACATCTGCGTGGCCGCTGGAATGTACAGCAGTGCTTGCGTCTGCCCGACGGGGATGATCTTCCGGACGCCGAAGAACACCAGCTGCATTGACGCGATCGACTGCGAGTTCAAGTGTACCAGCGGAGAGTGCCTGACGATCAGCAAGCGGTGCAACGGGCACACGGATTGCGCGGACGGGTCGGACGAGAAGGGCTGCGAGCAGTCCGGTAGGAGTCCGAAGCCGGTCGAGTGTCGGTACGATCAGTTCGCTTGCGCGGACCGGACTACCTGCATCACGCAGAAGCTACGCTGCGACAAGCACTACGACTGTCCGGATCGGTCCGACGAGAAGAACTGCGAGGGGTACGATCACGGCCGGGGATGTCACGAGGATCAGCACGCCTGTCCGGACGGGTCGTGCATCGACGTGAACGCACTGTGCGACGGGTACAAGGACTGCGCAGACGGATCCGACGAGCAGAACTGCGCCGAGCTGAACAACGAAAAGCAGAACGCCACCACGTGTGGACCGCTGATGTTCCGATGCTCGTCAGGCCAATGCATCCCCAGGTGGTGGGAGTGCGACGGATCACCAGACTGCACCGACGGATCCGACGAGCACGCCAAGTGCGGCAAGGTCGACTGCCGAACCGGCTTCACCAAGTGTGCCCTCGGTCACTGCATCGAAGACCGCCTCGTCTGCGACGGAAACAACGACTGCGGCGACAACTCGGACGAAGCCAACTGCACCGTAACCGCGGAACCCTGCGTCGGCCTCGAAGAGGACAACCCCACCAAGTTCCTCTGTCAGCGCTCCGGAAAGTGCCTCCCCATCGCCGTCCGCTGCAACGGAACGTCCGAGTGTCCGAACGGAGAGGACGAAGCCGGTTGTAGCCAGTGCGGACTGCACGACTTCCAGTGTAAGAGCGGGACGTGCATCCGGAAGGAGTGGCAGTGTGACAAGGAGGTGGACTGCGATGACGGGTCGGACGAGGTGGACTGTGATGCGGTCAACGGGACGCGGTCCGAGCAGCAGTTCCACGTGGCCTGCGGAGACGGCGCATTCGAGTGCAAGCCGGGCGTTTGCATCGAGATGAGCAAGGTGTGCGACGGGCGGAAGGACTGCAGTGATG GCAAAGACGAAGGCAAGGCCTGCTCGACCGCTTGCGCCAAATCACCGTGCGAGCAAAAGTGCCTGCCCACGCCGAACGGAGCGATCTGCGAGTGCCGCAACGGGTTCACGCTGGCTGGGAACCGCAAGTCCTGCCAGGATGTGGACGAGTGCGCCGAGGGAACTCCGTGCGCCCAGCAGTGCAGCAATACGCGGGGGTCGTTCCGGTGCGCGTGTCAGCCGGGCTTTATGCTGCGCTCGGACAAGGTGTCCTGCAAGGCGGTGGGTCCGAGCCGGTACGTGCTTTATACGTCGTTCGATCAGATCCGGAAGTTGGAGGTGAATCCGCCGTCGATCCGGGTGCTGCTGCAGAGCAATGGGTCGAGGGTGTTAAGCTTGGCGGTGGATGTGAGGCGGGAGGCGTTGTACTGGATCGATGAGTACGCTCCGGTTGTTTACAGGCATGACTTGGCGAAGAATGCCTCGCTTGTGCTGAGGAACGTTGGACATCCGACGCAGTTAGCGGTGGATTGGATTACGGGGAATGTTTATTTGTATGACGTTAAGTCTGCGTCGATCAAGTTGTGTTCGTTTGAGCGGCAGGTCTGCGTGAGGGTCATCAAGTTTTCGTCGCAGGTGTTCATCAAAGCGCTGGCCGTTGATCCGGTGAACCATTCGTTATTCTACTCGTTGATGCACTACTGGATCTTTGAGGTGCCGCACTCGATCGTGTACCGGGCGAACCTGGACGGATCGCATCAGCAAGTCGTAGTGATGAACGTGTCGCACGTGA TCCTCGAGTGTGACCCGGAGAACCGGATGCTCTACATGACGGACGCCACCACCAAGTCGCTGTTCAAGGTGGATTACGAGGGTAACCAAGTGTCCAAGGTCAACCTGGGCGCCCAAAGCACCGAGGCGTTGAGCCTCCCCATCGGGATGACCCTGTACGAGAACCAGCTCCTCATCCTGAACATGGCCTCCTCCACCGTCGGCCAGTGCAAACTGTACGGCGACTTTGCCTGCAAGCTGCTCCAACTCAACGTGCACAACTCGAACCACCTGCTAGTCGTGCAGGAGTCCCGCCAACCCATGATCACCAACAACTGCGAACGTGCCAACTGCAGCGTAGTCTGCGTCCCCGCCGAACTCGGCCCCAAGTGCATCTGCCACGAAGGCGAAACCGTCCGCGAGGGCGACCAATGCCCCCGTAAGCCCAACGACGACAACGAAACACCCCTCGTCTCGCACCCCCTAGAATCCCTCCACGAACCCTCAACCAGCCCCCCCTCAGACTCCACCGCCTCCACCATCTGGCACGTTCTGTTCGGCCTCACCACCCTCACCCTCGTCGTCGGTTCTCTCGCGTACGTCTACCGGCGCCGCTTCCAGCACAAGTTCAACGTCGGCATGCACTTCCACAACCCGGAACTGTCCACGATCGACGCCTCCGAGGTGAAGATGTTTCAGGGCGCGCCCCAGATCCACCACACTGCGACGCATACCGAACTGACGCTAGAAACACCGCCCGCCATTCCGCCCGGATCGATGGCGACGGGTTCCGGTGGTGCAGATGGGTTGGCAGCGACCAGCCGGGACGTGACCACGACCGCGCTCGAGCTCGAGAACATGTCCGACGCGGACTCGATGAAGGACGCGTACGACTGCGGGTACGGCGACGATCAGCGGCAGCGACTGATCATGTAG
- the LOC6054698 gene encoding low-density lipoprotein receptor — translation MLRLFTFAFLVIWVRCHPASDNPSCTVDQFRCDSGHCTPLVGRCNGVNDCPDGSDEYGCGYLLCEEPEWFRCPDNRCINGALVCDGRRDCFGGEDEARCGIRFALRSGSCGKRQFACVNKRCIPARQICDGVADCGDGSDETLGCLLLSMKLEEE, via the exons ATGTTGCGCCTCTTCACGTTCGCGTTCTTGGTCATCTGGGTCCGGTGCCACCCAGCGTCCGATAACCCAAGTTGCACGGTGGACCAGTTCCGCTGTGACTCCGGCCACTGTACCCCGCTGGTTGGCCGCTGCAACGGCGTCAACGACTGCCCGGACGGCAGCGATGAGTACGGTTGTG gATACTTGCTGTGCGAGGAACCGGAGTGGTTCCGGTGTCCGGACAACCGGTGCATCAACGGTGCGCTGGTTTGCGACGGTCGGAGGGACTGTTTTGGCGGGGAGGACGAAGCCCGGTGCGGGATTCGGTTCGCGCTGAGGTCCGGATCCTGCGGGAAACGTCAGTTTGCATGTGTCAACAAGCGGTGCATTCCGGCGAGGCAGATTTGCGACGGAGTGGCGGACTGCGGGGACGGATCGGACGAGACGTTGGGATGCCTGCTGCTCAGTATGAAGTTGGAGGAGGAATGA